Below is a window of Moorella thermoacetica DNA.
TAGTACTGGCAACCGGTAAAGGTTACCCGGTCGTTCAGGGCATAGAGGTCGTTGTCAACGTCTACGCCGACGACACCGTTGGGGGCGATGTTAAGGAAGGCCGCAAAGGCGAACTTCTTCTGGACAAACTCGGAGTCGAAGATGGCCCGGGCGACAAAGTTCGCCCCCCGCGGTCCCAGGTTCTGGTGATAGGTGGACCGGGTTTCAATCCGGGCGTAGGACATACCGAAGGGCTTCACGGCCTTGTCCACCTGGCGGTGGAAGTGGACCTCCCGGACGTCGCTGTGGTGAGCGTGGACGATCCAATCGGCGTCGTAGACCTTCTTGATACCATACAGGGTACCGATTTCTGTCTCAATGGGGATACCCTGATCCACCGGGGCTACCCCGGTAGCTTTACCGTTGTAATAGGTGTCCAGGCCGTAGCGTTTAATATACTCTTCCGTCTCCCGGAAGCGCATGCCAACCCCGGCCCGCAGGCGGATATCCCGGCAACCGGTACGCTTTTCAATAACGTCCTTAATGGCCTTCAGGAGTTCGGCGTAGGGCTCGCCACCTAAAAGGGTGAAACCATGATGGGAGGCCAGGACGTTCACCGAGTGCTCCGGCTTGATCATGCTCATGTCGACTTTCATGAGGGCTTCTTCCGCCGCCTGCCGGACTTTAGCCAGGCCGTTTTCCCCGGGGTAGATGACCTCCGGCAGGTCCGGAAAGAGCTCCTTCAGGCTGACGGAAGTCATCCCTGGCAGGTCGGCGATCCTGGTTTTCACCAGGGAGGGGTCAATGCCATATTGCGAGGGTTTCGGGGGAATGGGTTTAATGGGTGCCCGCATCAGGCGTCACCTCCTTTTATGCCTTCTTCAACCAACTTATCCAGGACGGCCCGGTCTTCTTCAAAGTAGAAGCCCCGGGAAGCGTATTTCTGTTTGACTGCTTCCGGAAGGTCCCAGGCCGTAGCCGTCCTGCCGTACCACTGCCAGCCGCCCTCGGGAGGTTTGAGTTCGCATCCTGCTGCCTCCAGCAGGCGCAGGATAGGCTGGATGCATTCAATGGTACAGCCGGTCCGGGCGCCGGTAACCAGGGAGATCTCCTCCGGGGTCCGGGCGCCCTTGATAATGGCTGCCGCCACCTCGTCAGCCCGGGTGCCGACGCAGTAGCAGATGCGCTGCTCCGGGTGGAGTTTAGCTTTGGCGCAAAGGGCCACTACCTCGTCGTAGTTTACTTCATTCACATCGACGCCCACCTGCAGGGGCTTGTCCCGTTTAACCATGGTCACGGCATAGTCCGGACAGCGTTGCTCACAGTTGGCGCAGCCCCGACAGCGTTCCGGGTCGACAACAGCTTTGCGGTTCACGACCTTGATGGCCAGGACCGGGCAAACCCGTTCGCAGGTACGGCAACCTTTACACTTGTCAGTATCTACCTGCGCTAACAGAGTAACTAGTTTCACTGTTTAGTTTCCTCCTCTCTTTTGTGCTAACTGGTAAGCCACATCGACAATCATGTCTTCCTGCCCGCCGACCATGCGCCTCCTTCCCAGTTCCACCAGGATGTCCCGGGGGTCGAGGTTGAATTTCTCGGCCGCCCGGTAGGTGTGGAGTAAGAAACTGGAGTAAACACCGGCGTAGCCCAGCATTAAGGGTGCGTTACGCACCACCTGGGGCCGGTGCATGATAGGCTCGACGATGTCTTCGGCTACGTCCATGACTTTGTAAAAATCGACACCCGTCCGGTAGCCCAGCTTGTCAAGCACACCGACTAAAGCTTCTGTTTGGGCATTGCCGGCTCCGGCCCCCAGGCCACGACAGGCACCGTCCAGGAAAGTCGCGCCAGCCTCTACCGCCGCCAGGGCATTGGCCGTAGCCATGGTCAGGTTGTTGTGGGCGTGGAACCCAACAGGTACTTTTACTGCTTCGACCACGGCACCTACCCGGGCTTTGACATCTTCCGGTAACATAGCCCCCGCGGAGTCGGCGATGTTGATATAGTCGGCGCCGTAGGACTCAAAGAGTTTGGCCTGTTCCACTACCTTTTCCGGCGGCGCCATGTGGCACATCATAAGGAAACCAACAGCCATCATACCCAGCTTCTTGGCCATGCCGATATGCTGCTCGCCGATATCGGCCTCGGTGACGTGGGTGGCCACCCGGACCACTTTGGCGCCGCAGTCGGCCGCCATCTTCAGGTCCTCGACGGTGCCAATGCCGGGGAGTAAGAGGACAGTTAGTTTGCCTTTTTTTATCGCCGCGCTAGCGGCTTTTAGCATTTCCTCATCCCCCAGGGCTGCCCAGCCGTAGTTGTAAGAGGAACCGGCCAGGCCGTCACCGTGGGAAACCTCGATATACTCCACTCCGGCCGCGTCCAGGCCGCCGGCAATGGCGGCTATTTGCTCGGCCGTAAACTGGTGGCTGACGGCGTGACTACCGTCACGCAGGGTTGTATCGACAATGTGGATTGACCTAGCGCTCATGCTACCCCTTCCTTTACCTGCAGTTCCTGGGCCAGCTTTTCAGCTACCGCCACGGCTGCTGAAGTGATAATATCCAGATTACCGGAGTATTTGGGCAGGAAGTCACCAGCACCCTCCACTTCAACAGCTGCCGTTACTTTGTTGCCGTCAAGAATGGGCGGCACGACGAGCCGGTACCCGGGAACATAGCTCTGGATTTCCTTGACCATGGCTTCAACCGAAGCGCGAATGGCTTCGATGTCGGGCTTTTCGACCTCTACATAAATGGTGTTATGCATCATAATGGGTGGCTCGGCAGGATTCAGAATAATGATGGCTTTGCCCTTCTTCGCCCCGCCGACAACCTCCAGGGCCTTGGCCGTAGTCTGGGTGAACTCGTCAATGTTCTGGCGGGTCCCCGGCCCGGCGCTCTTGGAAGCGATGCAGGCTACAATCTCAGCGTATCTGGCCCCGGCCACCCGGTTGATGGCATAGACGATGGGTACTGTAGCCTGGCCACCGCAGGTGACCATGTTAAGGTTTGGTTCGGCCTTAACCTGGTCCAGGTTGACACAGGGTACCACGTAGGGACCTACTGCCGCCGGTGTCAAGTCGATGGCGATCTTGCCCGCTTCTTTTAAAAGCGGCGCATGCTGTAAGTGGGGTTTGGCCCCGGTGGCGTCAAAGACAATCTTGATATCGTCTTCCGCCAGGACGGCCTTGACACCTTCGATGGATGTCTTGATACCCAGCTTCCTGGCCCGCTTGATGCCCTCGGATTCGATAATACCGGTCATCAGGGCCATCTCTAGATGCCGGCTGCGCAGGATCTTGTACATCAGGTCGGACCCGATATTGCCCGGGCCGATAACAGCCACTTTTACCTTGTCCACACTAACATCCCCTTGCTATATAAATTTCAGGCTCAGACTCCCCAGGCCGTAGAAGGATACGGTGAAGACATCGCCGGCACTGGCGTTCTCGGCTGCCGTCACGGCGCCGGATAGGATGATCTCCCCGGCCTCCAGGGCGATGTCAAAGGCGGCCAGCTTGTTGGCCAGCCAGGCTACGGCTGCGGCCGGGTGGCCCCAGACGGCGGCGCCGGCGCCGCTGCTGACCATTTCGCCGTTCTTCTCCAGCACCATGCCGATGAGGCGCAGGTCCAGGTCTTTTATGGGCACCATACGGCTGCCCAGGACCAGGCGAGCACTGGAGGCGTTGTCGGCGATGGTGTCCGGGAGTTTGATCTTCCAGTCGCGGATGCGACTGTCAACAATCTCAAAGGCCGGCATGATGCCTTCCGTGGCCCGGTAGACATCGGCAATGGTCACCCCAGGGCCCTTGAGGGGGTCCTTTAGGATGAAGGCCAGTTCGCCCTCCACCCGCGGCCAGAGGAGTTCCTCCCGCCGGCAGGGCTCACCCTCCAGCAGGAGCATGCTGTCCAGGAGGTGGCCGTAGTCAGGCTCATTGACTCCCAGCAACTGCTGCATCCCCTTGCTGGTCAGGCCGATCTTTTTACCGATGACCTTGCTGCCGCGGGCGAGTTTGGTCTCGATACCGGCCAGCTGGATGCGGTAGGCGTCTTCTACCGTCAGGTCCGGATAGGTCCCGGTCAAGGGTTCTATGGGCCTGCAGTTTGCTTCGGCTGCCAGGAGTTCAGCAGCAATGGCTCGATAATCCATGTTCGTGGCCTCCTTCTTTCATTACGCTGCGCCAGCGTTCCCGCAGGGCGCTGGCAATATATTCCGCCAGGGGCCCGCCTGCCAGGCCCTGCTCCAGGCCGGCCAGCAGCCGGTCGCAGCCCAGGCGCGCCTCCTGATGGGGGCCGGGCAGAGCCACCATTATGGTCATGCCCACCTGCCCCACGGCAATGCGGACTCCTTCTTTGTGGTGGCGCTGATAGTCGGGCTTAAACTTCAAGATCCAGGGGGTGTGGGCCTCCGGGTCCAGGCGTAAGATGGCTTCGACGCTGAAGTCTTTATCCTCAGCCCCGACGCCCCCGGTGGTGATAACCAGGCCGTAACCTTCTTCCAGGGCCCCTTCCAGGCGGTTGGCTGCCGCTACCAAATCGTCCTCGAGGACGCCGCCGAAGCGTGCCTGGTAGCCGTTCCTTTCCAGGGCGGCCAGGATATAGGGGGAATTGGTGTCCTTGATCTTACCGGCGATGACCTCGGCTCCAGAGGCAAAGACAATGGCCCGCCGGGTCACCGCCTGCTTGATGTCCCTGGCCAGGGTTGCCGACTCTGCCAGAACGCTGGCGGCCTCTTCTGGCTCCAGGGCGATGAGGCCCAGGACGCCTTCGGAATGGACGGCGGCCCCCGGTCCCAGGGTTACCCCGGGCAACTCCGCCAGCCGTTGCAGGATTACCCTCTCTTTGCCGGCTACGGCTTCGGCCCGGACCCGGCGCCTCAGGATGTCAAAGGCTACCAGGCCCGGCCGCACGTCGACCACCATTACTTCTTTCACCGGCAGCTCCAGGGCCGCGGCAGCAACGGCAGCCACCTGGCCCAGATCGGCCTTGCTCAAGTCGATATCGTCAATCCAGAAGGTCGTTTTCTCCAGCAGATCCCACTCCATAGTTTTCCCTCCTTTCCTGCGTCACGGATACCGAGATATAATTTGCTTTAGTTGGAATCTATAGGGAATTAATTAGGTTTCATCTAGTTAAACTACTCTGCTACATCCATGCTCAGATCTAACAGGGGGGCATCGATGATGGCCCGGCCTACGTCCACAATGTCGGCGCCGGCGGCGATAACGGCCTCCAATCCGGCCGGGGTGACACCACCGGCAAAGGCTATCTGGACCTGTTCCCGCCAGCCTCCGGTTCTGGCCGCCGTCACTGCCGCCTTCAGGTCCCGGAGGTTCCCGGTATCCACCATCAGGATGCCGGCCCCGGCCTCTGCGGCTACTGCGGCTTCGACTGCCACAGGCTGGAGTTCGCCACGCAGCTGCACGGCAATTACCCGTTCCGGATCATAGGCCCGGGCCCGGGCAACAGCCGGGCCGACACCGCCCAGGAGGCGGACATAGTTTTTATCCAGGTAGATAAAGGGCCGGTCGGTAATGCGTACCCCCGCCCCGCCAGTGGCGATGGCCCGGCGCAGGTCGGACCTTACCTCCGGGGCTACCTTCTTCCAGGCGCCGCAGACGACTTTGATGCGACCCCCGGCCCGGCGGACAAAATCGGCCGCCGCCGTAGCCACCCCCGAGGGTTTACCAATGGCACCCAGGAGCATTTCTTCGGCCCGGATGACCTCCTCCGCCCCGCCTTGGCCCCGAAGGATACAGCTTCCGGGTTCCAGGGGCGCTCCTTCGGAGGCCAGGATCGTAAACTCAAGGCCCAGCTCCCTGGCCTGTTGCTCCAACCGGGCAGCCCCGGAAAAGATCCCTTTTTCCCGGGACGTTATCTTAAAGATGAATTTTTTCCCCTCCAGGGGGGCAAAGAGGAAATCCCTAAGCTCCACTGGCATCACTCTCCACGACGGGCCGGTAACCCAACCCGGCCGAAATCTCGGCCGCCGTCCGGGTAATACGATCTATCGCCAGCTGCAGCCTCTCTCCGTCCATCCGGGCTGCCGGCCCGGAGACGCTGATGGCCGCGCAAACCTTGCCGTTGTGTTCCCGCAGGGGCGCCGCCACGCAACGAAGACCGTCCATGATCTCTTCATTATCAATGGCGTACCCCTGAGAACGGATTTTCTCTAATTCCGCTTCCAGCCGGCGCGGGTCGGTAATGGTATTCCTGGTGTAGCGGGGCAATCCCTTAAGAGCAATGATGCGCTTTACTTCGCTGGGGTGAAGGTAAGCCAGGAGCACCTTCCCCACCCCTGTGCAATGAGCCGGCAGGCGCATGCCCACCTGGGAAACAATACGCAGGGATTGGCGGCTCTCCCGCTTATCGATATATAAGACCTCGCCCTTATCCAGGATAACCAGGTGCACCGTCTCCTCCAACTCTTCTACCAGGTGCTGGATATAGGGGGCGGCCACCCGGCGGACGTCCCAGTTGTTGGCGACGGCGTTGCCGATCTCAAACAGGCGAATCCCCAGCCGGTAACGGCCGTCGAAGGCCGACTGCTCGATATAGCCATAGTCCCGCAGGGTAGATAGCAGGCCGTGCAGGGTACTTTTAGGTAGTTCCATCTCCCGGGCCAGCTCCGCCAGGGACATCTCCCGCTGGCTGGCCGCCAGGAGATCAAGGATCATCAGGGCCTTGGCCACCGAGCGTATCTGGGGTGGATGGTCTTTCCTACTGGTCTTTTTTGCCTCCACGGGAACGGCCTCCATTCGGTTATGTCAAACGATGTTCGTTATTTTAAGTATACAATATTCATTCCTAAAAAACCACCCTTACAGGCCTGGTAATATTCGACATAACCGAACGCCGTTTCGCTTTAATGCATGTTAAGAATTCGTTATTTTATTTGGTATTCCTGCTATACCAAAGCCCTTTTTGTTCGACATAGTCGCAAATTTAGCGGTTACCATGAACTAAGTGACCCCAGGTACCCGCGTGGATAACCTGGCATATCCTGTTGTCAGGAGAGGAATAATAGACTGCAACCAGCGCCTGGAGGAAACTTGTAGTGCCCGGTCTCTTAAGCATTTTGTGGAGGAGGTACTAGCACTTGGACTTTCTATCCATCATCTGGATTATCTTTATTATCTCGGCCTTCTTACCTATGATCCACCAGCGGCGGATTGAAGCAGCCCGCCTGCACCTCATCAAAACCTTTGAAAAAAGGCGGAACTCCCGCCTGGTCACCCTCATCCATCGCCAGGAGGCCCTGAGCTTTCTGGGCATTCCCCTGAGCCGCTATATCAATATTGAGGATTCCGAACAAATCCTCCGGGCCATCCGCCTGACCCCCGATGATATGCCCATCGACCTGGTTCTCCATACCCCGGGGGGCCTGGTCCTGGCGGCCGAACAGATTGCCCACGCCATCTTAAAGCACCCGGCCAAAGTTACCGTATATGTCCCCCACTACGCCATGTCCGGGGGCACCCTCATCGCCCTGGCGGCCGATGAGATCGTCATGGACGAAAACGCCGTCCTGGGGCCTGTAGACCCCCAGCTGGGCGAGTACCCGGCGGCCTCGATTATCAAGGTTATCGAGGAAAAGGATAAAAATAAGATCGACGACCGTATCCTCATCCTGGGCGACATTGCCCGCAAGGCCATGAATCAGGTCCGGGAGAGCCTGGTGGAACTCCTGGCTGAGAAAATGGAACGCCAGCGGGCCGAGGAACTGGCTACAGTTTTTAGTGAGGGCCGCTGGACCCACGACTACCCCATCGGTGTGGACCAGTTGATTAAAATGGGCCTCCCGGTGAAAACCGGCCTGCCCCGGGAGATATACCAGCTCATGGAACTTTATCCCCAGCCGGCCAGCCGCCGGCCTTCGGTGCAGTATGTACCCCTCCCCTACAGCCGTCGCGATGGTCAGCGGGATTAAGACCGCGGCCATGGGACTAAAAAGATACCCCCGGCCTGCCGGGGGTATCTTATCGCCATGCTGTGCTCTCCCGTGACAGCCGTAAAGGGAGAACTAACCTACCCTTTTAAATGCGGTACTGAGGTATACCACCCATCTGGGGCTGGCCCATGAAGGCACCGCCAGCCATACCGACCTGCTGCAGGCGCTGGTGCTCCTGTTGCATACGCTGCTGCAGCTGGCTGATCTCCTGCTGGCTGGCCAGATTCAACTGGTACCAGCCCCTGGCGTGCATGACATCCCATACTGCCTTCAGGCAATTTTGTTCATCCTGGTAAACAGCCATGAAATCCCGCCGCAACTGATCATTGGCGCATTCAGTAATGGCCGTGTTGTAGCAACTGGTTAAGAGCTTTTCGCTGGCCAGGCAATCGCTAAAAATACTCTTATCATCGAATCCCTGGATGGGCATTTACTTCCCCTCCTACATCAGTTGTTGTCCGCCCAGGTGGCGGATCAGGGTATTATAGTGGCGCTGGTGGGCCTGCTGCACCGAGGTGAGGACGTTCTTCAATTGCGGGTCGGTGCACTGGGCGGCAAAAGCCCCGAACTTTTGGATCATGAGCATTTCGTTGCTCAAGTTTTCCCGGAGCTGCATTAATTCCGCCTGGGTTAAACTCATCAGGTGGCCTCCTTTGTAAAAATATATCAATCGTCCATCATTTTTCCCTGCCGCCAGTAATCTATGCATACCTATACACCACCTGGGGTGGCCAAAAATAACCAGGCCGGGGCGGGTCCCCGGCCAGTGCAGGCTTAGTGCAAGATTTTTTGCAAGCGGGTCTCATCGAAGCCGACCATTACCTGGCCGTTGACCACCAGGGTGGGCACCGCTGTCTGGCCTGTGCGCCGGTACATCTCTTCCCGGGCCTGCTCATCGGTGGTGATGTCCTTTTCCTCGTAGTCAACGCCATGACGGGAAAGATACTCTTTCACCGTAGCGCAACTGGGTCAGGTCGGGGTGGTATAAACGATGACGTTGTCTTCAGGCATAGTTTAAAAAGCACTCGCACCTCCCGGCTGATTTTTTATTTAGTCTGCCGGGAATAGCAAGTATTTATGCCCTATTTACGTTTAAAGAGGGAACCCAGGGCGGTCCGGGTGCTGCTTAAGGTTACCCCCAGGAAACCATGGCCACGAAGCACGGCTTCGAGGGCATTCACTACATGGTCAATCTCTTCCTCACCGACGATCAGGGGCGGCTCCAGGCGGATGACGTTGGGGTTGTTCAGGGTGTAAGCTGTTATCACCTGGTACTTGTTCATGAGTTCGCCGGCTACCAGGGAACCGAAGTACTCTCCTGCCAGTTCGTTAACCTTGCCCCGGGTCAGTTTATCTAACAGCCCTCCCACCGGCTGGTTAAATTCCAGGCCGATGATCAGGCCGCGGCCGCGGACGTCTTTAATTAGATCGTACTTTTCCTTTAGCTGCCGTAACCTCTCCAGGAAATAACGCCCCATAGCAGCCGCCCGGCCGGCCAGGTCCTGATCCAGGATGCTCTGCAGGGCTGCCAGGCCGGCGGCTGTGGCCAGGCTGTTGCCGCCGAAGGTGGAGGTGTGGAGCAGGGCTTTGTCCATACCGCCGTAAGCCCGATCCCATACTGCCGGCCGGGCAATATAGGCGCCGATTGGCATGACGCCGCCGCCCAGGGACTTGGCCAGGCACATAATATCCGGGACCACGCCCTCATGCTCGCAGGCAAATAGATAACCAGTCCGGCCAAAGCCCGTCTGGATCTCATCGATAATCAGCAGGCTGCCGTAGCGGTCGCAGAGTTCCCGCGCCCCTTTAAGGTAACCGTCATGGGGAACGATAACCCCGCCTTCGCCCTGGATGGGTTCGACGATAAAGGCGGCCGCGTCCCGGCGGGAGAGTTTGGCCTCCAGGGCTTCCAGGTCGTCATAGGGGACGGCCTCACAGCCAGGTAACAGGGGACCGAAGGGACGCTGATATTTCTGGCGCCCGGTGACCGATAAAGAACCGAAACTCTTGCCATGAAAGGAGTTCTGGCAGTAAATAATCTTCTCCCTACCTGTAGACGCCCGGGCGAGTTTCAGGGCGCCCTCCACCGTTTCAGTCCCGCTGTTGCTAAAAAAAACCCGCTCCAGGTCGCCCGGAGTAACCTGGGCCAGGTTATGGGCCAGGGCTGCCGCCAGGGGATTGAGGGAAGCCTGGAGGAGGTTGGGGCGGCCCATGGCCTCTTTGACTGCCGCCAGCACCTCCGGCGGGTTATGGCCCAGGTTCAGGGCGCCGTAGCCGCCCAGGAAATCAAGGTAGCGTTTACCGTCCTTATCCCAGACCGCCATTCCCTCGGCCCGGACAAAGGCCTTGTCGAAGTCCAGCAGGGCCAGCATCGTGGCCAGGCCAGGATTGATATAACGACGGTAGAGATCCCTGGTTTCCTGGCGGCCGGCCTGCAGGGCCGTCTCCAGGCTGATTATTTTCTCTCCTGTCAATCCTCCCACTTACCTTTCCGCAAAAATATTTAACCAAACAGGGGTCGGCCCTTTTAAGGGTGCAAAAAATAATTGACCCTAAAGGGCTCTCCCTTTAAGGTCATTTTACCATTTCTACCCTTGATTGTTCAATGGGCCTGGCAGCACCTGTCTCCCGCAGCTGTCTTACCCGCCTTCCCGGCCTCATTCCAGATGCGGTCGGCGATGGCCCCCCAATCCCGGGCGTAGGGGGCCAGTTTGGCCGCGAACTCCTCCGCTGTCTCGTCAGCGTGGAGCTGGGTCGAGCGGGCGCCCGCCTCGGCCACCATCTCCCGCAGCATCTCCGGGTTGTCGATAAGGGGGCAGGGCCGGCGCAGGTTGGTATTAAAAGGCTGGCGTTTCTGATAGGCCCAGAAAAGGGGGTTCTGCAGGGCCTCCACCAGGCTGATATGGTTAATATTACAGGTACTGTAGTGGACAAAGGCGCAGGGCTCTACTTCCCCGGCGGCGTTGATGTGGAAGTAGCGCCGGCCGCCGGCGATACAGCCGTTGCTCGCCTCGCCGTCGTTCCAGAAGTCCACTAGAAAGATGGGTTTCGTCTGGCGGAAATACTGGATGCGGTCGAACATCCAGGCCCGCTGCTCCGGCGTGGCCATCATCTCCAAGTCCACGTCCTTGCCGATGGGGATATAGGTGAAATACCAGCCAAAGGCCACGCCCTTTTCCACCAGCATATCTACAAATTCCTCGCTGCCCAGTTCCTCGGTATTGTTACGGCTGTAGGTGACCGAGACCCCGTATACGGCCCCGGCCTCGCGCATGAGATCCATGGCCTGCATCACCCTGGCGAAAACGCTTTTACCCCGGCGGGCGTCGGTCTTTTCCTCAAAACCTTCCAGGCTCAGGGCTACGGTAATATTACCCAGGCGAACCATGTCGTCCACAAAGGCCCGGTCAATCAGGGTACCGTTGGTAAAGAGATGGAAGACCTGGTCGGGATGTTTCTCTGCCAGGCGAACAATATCTCCCCGCCGCATCATGGGTTCCCCCCCGGAG
It encodes the following:
- a CDS encoding 2-keto-4-pentenoate hydratase, which translates into the protein MDYRAIAAELLAAEANCRPIEPLTGTYPDLTVEDAYRIQLAGIETKLARGSKVIGKKIGLTSKGMQQLLGVNEPDYGHLLDSMLLLEGEPCRREELLWPRVEGELAFILKDPLKGPGVTIADVYRATEGIMPAFEIVDSRIRDWKIKLPDTIADNASSARLVLGSRMVPIKDLDLRLIGMVLEKNGEMVSSGAGAAVWGHPAAAVAWLANKLAAFDIALEAGEIILSGAVTAAENASAGDVFTVSFYGLGSLSLKFI
- a CDS encoding molybdopterin-binding protein, whose translation is MEWDLLEKTTFWIDDIDLSKADLGQVAAVAAAALELPVKEVMVVDVRPGLVAFDILRRRVRAEAVAGKERVILQRLAELPGVTLGPGAAVHSEGVLGLIALEPEEAASVLAESATLARDIKQAVTRRAIVFASGAEVIAGKIKDTNSPYILAALERNGYQARFGGVLEDDLVAAANRLEGALEEGYGLVITTGGVGAEDKDFSVEAILRLDPEAHTPWILKFKPDYQRHHKEGVRIAVGQVGMTIMVALPGPHQEARLGCDRLLAGLEQGLAGGPLAEYIASALRERWRSVMKEGGHEHGLSSHCC
- a CDS encoding spore coat protein — its product is MPIQGFDDKSIFSDCLASEKLLTSCYNTAITECANDQLRRDFMAVYQDEQNCLKAVWDVMHARGWYQLNLASQQEISQLQQRMQQEHQRLQQVGMAGGAFMGQPQMGGIPQYRI
- a CDS encoding (2Fe-2S)-binding protein: MKLVTLLAQVDTDKCKGCRTCERVCPVLAIKVVNRKAVVDPERCRGCANCEQRCPDYAVTMVKRDKPLQVGVDVNEVNYDEVVALCAKAKLHPEQRICYCVGTRADEVAAAIIKGARTPEEISLVTGARTGCTIECIQPILRLLEAAGCELKPPEGGWQWYGRTATAWDLPEAVKQKYASRGFYFEEDRAVLDKLVEEGIKGGDA
- a CDS encoding aspartate aminotransferase family protein, which produces MTGEKIISLETALQAGRQETRDLYRRYINPGLATMLALLDFDKAFVRAEGMAVWDKDGKRYLDFLGGYGALNLGHNPPEVLAAVKEAMGRPNLLQASLNPLAAALAHNLAQVTPGDLERVFFSNSGTETVEGALKLARASTGREKIIYCQNSFHGKSFGSLSVTGRQKYQRPFGPLLPGCEAVPYDDLEALEAKLSRRDAAAFIVEPIQGEGGVIVPHDGYLKGARELCDRYGSLLIIDEIQTGFGRTGYLFACEHEGVVPDIMCLAKSLGGGVMPIGAYIARPAVWDRAYGGMDKALLHTSTFGGNSLATAAGLAALQSILDQDLAGRAAAMGRYFLERLRQLKEKYDLIKDVRGRGLIIGLEFNQPVGGLLDKLTRGKVNELAGEYFGSLVAGELMNKYQVITAYTLNNPNVIRLEPPLIVGEEEIDHVVNALEAVLRGHGFLGVTLSSTRTALGSLFKRK
- a CDS encoding acetaldehyde dehydrogenase (acetylating), which gives rise to MDKVKVAVIGPGNIGSDLMYKILRSRHLEMALMTGIIESEGIKRARKLGIKTSIEGVKAVLAEDDIKIVFDATGAKPHLQHAPLLKEAGKIAIDLTPAAVGPYVVPCVNLDQVKAEPNLNMVTCGGQATVPIVYAINRVAGARYAEIVACIASKSAGPGTRQNIDEFTQTTAKALEVVGGAKKGKAIIILNPAEPPIMMHNTIYVEVEKPDIEAIRASVEAMVKEIQSYVPGYRLVVPPILDGNKVTAAVEVEGAGDFLPKYSGNLDIITSAAVAVAEKLAQELQVKEGVA
- a CDS encoding nicotinate-nucleotide pyrophosphorylase, with amino-acid sequence MPVELRDFLFAPLEGKKFIFKITSREKGIFSGAARLEQQARELGLEFTILASEGAPLEPGSCILRGQGGAEEVIRAEEMLLGAIGKPSGVATAAADFVRRAGGRIKVVCGAWKKVAPEVRSDLRRAIATGGAGVRITDRPFIYLDKNYVRLLGGVGPAVARARAYDPERVIAVQLRGELQPVAVEAAVAAEAGAGILMVDTGNLRDLKAAVTAARTGGWREQVQIAFAGGVTPAGLEAVIAAGADIVDVGRAIIDAPLLDLSMDVAE
- the dmpG gene encoding 4-hydroxy-2-oxovalerate aldolase, with the translated sequence MSARSIHIVDTTLRDGSHAVSHQFTAEQIAAIAGGLDAAGVEYIEVSHGDGLAGSSYNYGWAALGDEEMLKAASAAIKKGKLTVLLLPGIGTVEDLKMAADCGAKVVRVATHVTEADIGEQHIGMAKKLGMMAVGFLMMCHMAPPEKVVEQAKLFESYGADYINIADSAGAMLPEDVKARVGAVVEAVKVPVGFHAHNNLTMATANALAAVEAGATFLDGACRGLGAGAGNAQTEALVGVLDKLGYRTGVDFYKVMDVAEDIVEPIMHRPQVVRNAPLMLGYAGVYSSFLLHTYRAAEKFNLDPRDILVELGRRRMVGGQEDMIVDVAYQLAQKRGGN
- a CDS encoding radical SAM protein yields the protein MNLAATYVGEKVLEQGVKLILNNPEKNIPRLITLAEKLARDPYHREMVANVKKVLENKEGNWYQFARRLLTTTHPNIRQRLAMDFFVNSTFIGVPRQKEWAAKLGVAVPWAILMDPTEKCNLHCRGCWAGDYQRARELDFATMDRVVTEGEKLGINFIVLSGGEPMMRRGDIVRLAEKHPDQVFHLFTNGTLIDRAFVDDMVRLGNITVALSLEGFEEKTDARRGKSVFARVMQAMDLMREAGAVYGVSVTYSRNNTEELGSEEFVDMLVEKGVAFGWYFTYIPIGKDVDLEMMATPEQRAWMFDRIQYFRQTKPIFLVDFWNDGEASNGCIAGGRRYFHINAAGEVEPCAFVHYSTCNINHISLVEALQNPLFWAYQKRQPFNTNLRRPCPLIDNPEMLREMVAEAGARSTQLHADETAEEFAAKLAPYARDWGAIADRIWNEAGKAGKTAAGDRCCQAH
- a CDS encoding SDH family Clp fold serine proteinase; this encodes MDFLSIIWIIFIISAFLPMIHQRRIEAARLHLIKTFEKRRNSRLVTLIHRQEALSFLGIPLSRYINIEDSEQILRAIRLTPDDMPIDLVLHTPGGLVLAAEQIAHAILKHPAKVTVYVPHYAMSGGTLIALAADEIVMDENAVLGPVDPQLGEYPAASIIKVIEEKDKNKIDDRILILGDIARKAMNQVRESLVELLAEKMERQRAEELATVFSEGRWTHDYPIGVDQLIKMGLPVKTGLPREIYQLMELYPQPASRRPSVQYVPLPYSRRDGQRD
- a CDS encoding IclR family transcriptional regulator, with the translated sequence MEAKKTSRKDHPPQIRSVAKALMILDLLAASQREMSLAELAREMELPKSTLHGLLSTLRDYGYIEQSAFDGRYRLGIRLFEIGNAVANNWDVRRVAAPYIQHLVEELEETVHLVILDKGEVLYIDKRESRQSLRIVSQVGMRLPAHCTGVGKVLLAYLHPSEVKRIIALKGLPRYTRNTITDPRRLEAELEKIRSQGYAIDNEEIMDGLRCVAAPLREHNGKVCAAISVSGPAARMDGERLQLAIDRITRTAAEISAGLGYRPVVESDASGA